One genomic region from Bacillus sp. SLBN-46 encodes:
- a CDS encoding HAD family hydrolase, whose amino-acid sequence MTTMKCLSIDLDGTLLNSKQEITEENVKALTELQERGHCVILNTGRAYADVIKLPAVQNMEVPIFCINGSVLYSASREVLYEATLPVSIYQEMFSILKELGVGILVYTNYGGFPSTLPPLHGKSKEELNILFQEFNYDEILEKEQLKIYKVIALVHPEQQERVEEIKTALAGKFPISMASSFPNNVEITSNEAHKGKALLRYQQMMNLSFEDIIAFGDGGNDLAQFEVASTSVAMGNAPLHVQQKANLITKTNDEDGFAYAVRHLLQLIHTDKEELVFY is encoded by the coding sequence ATGACAACCATGAAATGTTTATCAATAGATTTAGATGGTACATTATTAAATTCCAAGCAAGAAATTACTGAAGAGAATGTGAAAGCTTTAACCGAATTGCAAGAACGAGGGCATTGCGTTATCTTAAATACGGGACGTGCATACGCAGATGTGATTAAATTACCGGCAGTACAAAATATGGAAGTTCCTATCTTTTGTATCAATGGTTCTGTTTTATATTCTGCATCAAGAGAGGTACTATATGAAGCAACTCTTCCTGTTTCCATTTATCAAGAAATGTTTTCAATTTTAAAAGAATTAGGGGTAGGAATTCTCGTTTATACAAATTACGGTGGCTTTCCGTCTACCTTGCCTCCTTTACATGGCAAAAGTAAAGAAGAGCTAAATATTCTTTTTCAAGAATTCAATTATGATGAAATTTTGGAAAAGGAACAATTAAAAATCTATAAAGTAATTGCTTTGGTCCATCCTGAGCAACAAGAACGTGTAGAGGAAATAAAAACTGCATTAGCTGGCAAATTTCCGATATCTATGGCATCATCTTTCCCCAATAATGTCGAGATTACCTCCAATGAAGCACATAAGGGGAAGGCTTTATTGCGTTACCAACAGATGATGAACCTTTCGTTTGAAGATATTATTGCATTTGGTGATGGCGGCAACGATTTGGCACAGTTTGAGGTGGCCAGCACATCGGTTGCAATGGGGAATGCCCCTCTCCATGTTCAACAAAAGGCCAATCTCATTACAAAAACAAATGATGAAGATGGTTTTGCTTATGCTGTACGTCATCTATTACAATTAATACACACTGATAAAGAAGAATTGGTATTTTATTAA